In a genomic window of Cytobacillus sp. FSL H8-0458:
- a CDS encoding sigma-54 interaction domain-containing protein, which yields MKSALFDLPVQMVETIVENAFGWLVVVNKEGTIIYINKNYCDFLEVEREQVLGKHVSGVIENSRMHIVAESGKEEIADLQFIRGNYMIANRIPIFSDGEVIGAFGTVFFRDTKEWMQMNSHVKSMLTKIQSYIQGIDPSVKYSLDDILGSSSQIHSLKEKVKMVAASDISVLIRGESGTGKELFAHSIHQLSNRSHQPFVKINCGAIPEHLLESELFGYEEGAFTGAKKGGKKGKFQLADGGTLFLDEIGDMPLNMQVKLLRALQEGEIESVGSTSPVKVDVRIIAATNRPLEKMMEEKRFREDLFYRINVVPFMVPSLRDRMEDLPLLIDSFIKKITKKSGKRISAIEEEVIEKFHQYSWPGNIRELENVIEASIHLTSNETISTESLPDYMKETAVYPVGKKNLKDILEETEKRILTQSLSKYNNDRIAAANALGISKSSMYEKLKKYGIV from the coding sequence ATGAAAAGTGCATTATTTGATTTGCCTGTTCAAATGGTTGAAACCATTGTAGAAAACGCCTTTGGATGGCTTGTAGTTGTAAATAAAGAAGGAACGATCATTTACATTAATAAAAATTATTGCGATTTTCTTGAGGTGGAGAGGGAACAGGTTCTGGGGAAGCATGTATCCGGGGTTATTGAAAATTCGCGAATGCATATAGTGGCAGAATCAGGAAAGGAAGAAATTGCAGACCTGCAATTTATAAGAGGCAATTATATGATAGCAAACCGCATTCCCATTTTTTCGGATGGCGAAGTAATTGGCGCATTCGGGACGGTCTTCTTTAGAGATACAAAGGAATGGATGCAGATGAACAGCCATGTAAAGAGCATGCTCACAAAAATTCAGAGCTATATCCAGGGAATTGATCCAAGTGTAAAATACAGCCTCGATGATATATTGGGAAGCTCAAGCCAGATTCACAGCCTGAAAGAAAAGGTGAAAATGGTGGCAGCCAGTGATATTTCCGTTTTAATTCGCGGGGAAAGCGGGACCGGTAAAGAACTGTTTGCCCACAGCATTCATCAGCTCAGCAACAGGAGCCATCAGCCATTTGTAAAAATTAACTGCGGAGCCATTCCTGAGCATCTGCTGGAGTCTGAACTGTTTGGCTATGAAGAGGGAGCTTTTACAGGGGCGAAAAAGGGCGGTAAAAAAGGAAAATTTCAGCTCGCAGATGGAGGGACCTTGTTTTTGGATGAAATCGGGGATATGCCGCTTAATATGCAGGTGAAGCTATTGCGTGCCCTGCAGGAAGGCGAGATTGAAAGCGTTGGTTCAACTTCTCCGGTTAAAGTGGATGTCCGGATTATTGCTGCAACTAACAGACCGCTCGAAAAAATGATGGAGGAAAAGCGTTTTAGGGAGGACTTATTTTATCGGATCAATGTGGTGCCGTTCATGGTTCCTTCTTTGCGCGACAGGATGGAAGACTTACCGCTTCTAATTGACAGCTTTATCAAGAAAATAACGAAAAAATCGGGAAAGAGAATAAGTGCAATTGAAGAAGAAGTCATAGAAAAGTTTCATCAATACAGCTGGCCCGGAAATATCAGGGAGCTTGAGAATGTAATCGAGGCATCCATTCACCTGACAAGCAATGAAACTATCAGTACAGAATCATTGCCGGATTATATGAAAGAAACTGCTGTATATCCGGTTGGAAAAAAGAATTTGAAGGATATTCTGGAAGAAACAGAGAAGCGGATTCTGACGCAAAGCTTGAGCAAATATAATAATGACCGAATAGCAGCAGCAAACGCTCTTGGCATCAGTAAATCATCCATGTACGAAAAGTTAAAGAAATATGGAATTGTATAG
- a CDS encoding GntP family permease gives MLSMIGLIGGLALLIYLTMRGMNLLVVGPLSALFVALFSGMPLFPQLAGEGEANLVGNYMSGFSGFVTSWYLMFLLGAIFGKVMEDSGAADSVSKMVVDKLGMKYAVLAIVASCAILTYGGVSLFVVAFSVYPMALSLFKQANLPRRFIPAALAFGSVTFTMTSAGSPEIQNWIPIEFLGTTPYAGWEVSLIVAVFMMIFGYWWLKRMITKAVNKGETFESRKQDPVTENKDLPHPIMGVVPLVVVLIISFVFHDSLAQSALILALLGGVIATYLLNRKYFTNFWNAVSDGTLGALIAIGNTAAVVGFGGVAKAVPAFATAVDWMTSIPGSPLIGGAIAVSVIAGMTGSASGGQAIALPILAPHYMDMGVNAEALHRTVAISSGALDSLPHNGYVVTTVRAICGETHQAAYGAVAAVTVIVPLIGLALAIVLFSFGLGI, from the coding sequence ATGCTAAGTATGATTGGGTTAATAGGCGGGCTTGCACTGCTGATTTACCTGACGATGCGGGGAATGAACCTGCTGGTGGTCGGTCCGTTATCTGCACTGTTTGTAGCTCTTTTTAGCGGTATGCCTTTATTTCCGCAGCTGGCAGGTGAAGGAGAGGCCAACTTGGTCGGGAACTATATGTCCGGCTTTTCAGGATTTGTCACATCATGGTATCTGATGTTCCTATTGGGTGCTATTTTTGGAAAGGTAATGGAGGATAGCGGTGCGGCTGACAGTGTATCCAAAATGGTCGTGGATAAGCTTGGAATGAAATATGCCGTTCTTGCCATTGTCGCGTCCTGTGCCATTTTAACTTATGGCGGAGTCAGTTTATTCGTTGTTGCCTTCTCTGTATACCCAATGGCGCTGAGTTTATTTAAGCAGGCCAATCTGCCGAGAAGATTTATCCCTGCGGCACTAGCCTTTGGATCTGTAACATTTACGATGACTTCTGCAGGTTCACCTGAAATTCAAAACTGGATTCCGATTGAATTTCTTGGAACAACTCCATATGCGGGCTGGGAAGTCAGCTTAATTGTGGCTGTGTTCATGATGATCTTCGGCTACTGGTGGCTAAAGCGTATGATTACCAAGGCTGTAAACAAAGGAGAAACATTTGAATCCCGCAAGCAGGATCCTGTAACTGAAAATAAGGATTTGCCGCATCCAATTATGGGTGTTGTACCATTAGTTGTCGTTTTAATTATTTCCTTCGTTTTTCATGATTCACTTGCACAATCTGCACTTATTCTTGCCTTGCTGGGTGGAGTCATTGCCACATATCTATTGAACCGAAAGTATTTCACCAATTTCTGGAATGCTGTGTCTGATGGAACATTAGGTGCATTAATCGCTATAGGCAATACGGCTGCTGTCGTAGGGTTTGGAGGCGTAGCAAAAGCAGTGCCTGCATTTGCTACAGCAGTTGATTGGATGACGAGCATTCCTGGCAGTCCGCTGATAGGCGGTGCCATAGCAGTAAGTGTGATCGCCGGGATGACTGGCTCAGCTTCAGGCGGCCAGGCAATCGCACTGCCAATTCTTGCCCCGCATTATATGGACATGGGCGTTAATGCAGAAGCCCTGCACAGAACGGTTGCCATTTCTTCCGGAGCCCTGGACTCTTTGCCGCATAATGGCTATGTTGTTACCACTGTACGGGCAATCTGCGGTGAAACCCACCAGGCTGCATATGGCGCAGTGGCTGCTGTTACGGTAATTGTCCCGCTGATTGGTTTAGCCCTGGCGATTGTATTATTCTCATTCGGATTAGGAATCTAA
- a CDS encoding 3-hydroxybutyrate dehydrogenase — MVQNKVVFITGAAQGIGYEIGKRFAEQGSRIVLTDIQEAAVKKAAENLQNEGFEALGLKCDVTSESDIQAAINETFSRFGALDVLINNAGLQHVSFIEDFPTEKFEFMIKVMLTAPFVAIKHAMPIMKKQKSGRILNMASINGLVGFAGKAAYNSAKHGVIGLTKVAALEAAEHGITVNAICPGYVDTPLVRNQLNDLAKTRNVPMEKALEEVIYPLVPQKRLLKVEEIADYAIFLAGDAAKGITGQAAVIDGGYTVQ, encoded by the coding sequence ATGGTACAAAATAAAGTCGTTTTTATAACTGGTGCAGCGCAGGGGATTGGCTATGAAATTGGCAAGAGGTTTGCTGAACAGGGCTCGAGAATTGTTCTGACGGATATTCAGGAAGCTGCTGTGAAGAAAGCTGCAGAGAACCTGCAGAATGAAGGTTTTGAAGCGCTTGGGCTAAAATGTGATGTGACATCAGAGTCTGATATTCAGGCGGCCATCAATGAAACTTTCAGCCGATTCGGTGCTTTGGATGTGCTGATAAATAATGCAGGGCTGCAGCATGTTTCCTTTATTGAAGATTTTCCCACTGAGAAGTTTGAATTTATGATCAAAGTAATGCTGACTGCTCCATTCGTGGCAATAAAGCACGCGATGCCAATCATGAAAAAACAAAAATCAGGCCGGATACTCAACATGGCTTCCATTAACGGGCTTGTGGGGTTTGCTGGCAAGGCAGCTTATAACAGTGCAAAGCATGGTGTTATAGGATTGACTAAAGTAGCTGCACTGGAGGCTGCTGAACATGGCATTACGGTTAATGCCATCTGCCCGGGCTATGTAGATACACCTCTTGTTAGAAATCAGCTGAATGACCTTGCTAAAACAAGAAATGTACCAATGGAAAAAGCACTGGAGGAAGTCATTTATCCGTTAGTGCCGCAAAAAAGGCTTCTGAAGGTGGAAGAGATTGCAGATTATGCGATTTTTTTGGCTGGTGATGCAGCTAAAGGAATTACTGGCCAGGCGGCAGTTATTGATGGAGGCTATACAGTTCAATAA
- a CDS encoding CBO0543 family protein: protein MYLLLVVLVYIFFAWKFVDWNRWKEYYPTVQFYIIANLLYNFLFYNHTLWAYRAVTLDWLNHTLIEITFTLVIIPVVVMIYLRYFPEKNLKKKIFYIVVWIVYFSVLEYLFSKKGLFVYDNGWNFWWSVMFNLIMFIMLRMHYKKPGIAMAVSLPIIVILLWLFHPHLSDLK, encoded by the coding sequence GTGTATTTATTATTGGTTGTACTTGTCTATATTTTTTTTGCCTGGAAATTTGTTGATTGGAATAGATGGAAAGAATACTATCCAACTGTCCAATTTTATATCATTGCCAACCTTCTATATAATTTTTTATTTTATAATCATACTCTTTGGGCTTATAGAGCAGTTACGCTGGATTGGCTGAATCACACGTTGATTGAAATTACCTTCACTTTGGTGATTATTCCAGTCGTCGTCATGATTTACCTTCGTTATTTTCCGGAAAAAAATCTAAAGAAAAAGATTTTTTATATTGTCGTATGGATCGTTTATTTCTCAGTACTTGAGTATTTGTTTTCTAAAAAGGGATTGTTTGTTTATGATAATGGGTGGAATTTCTGGTGGTCTGTAATGTTTAATCTCATCATGTTCATCATGCTGCGAATGCATTATAAAAAGCCGGGAATAGCTATGGCAGTTTCGCTTCCCATTATTGTTATTCTATTATGGCTCTTTCATCCGCATCTAAGTGATTTGAAATAA
- the leuS gene encoding leucine--tRNA ligase, which yields MSFNHKEIEKKWQGHWEENKTFKTTEDKGKRKFYALDMFPYPSGAGLHVGHPEGYTATDILSRMKRMQGYNVLHPMGWDAFGLPAEQYALDTGNDPAEFTEQNINTFRRQIKALGFSYDWDREVNTTDPEYYKWTQWIFLKLYEKGLAYIDEVAVNWCPALGTVLANEEVIDGKSERGGHPVERRPMRQWMLKITAYADRLLEDLDLLDWPESLKDMQRNWIGRSEGAEVTFNIEGHDGTFTVFTTRPDTLYGATYAVLAPEHALVDKITTDGQQEAVQAYIDKVKSKSDLERTDLAKEKTGVFTGAYAINPVNGEKMPIWIADYVLVSYGTGAIMAVPAHDERDYEFAKQFDLPIKEVVAGGDVDKEAYTGDGEHVNSGFLDGLNKEDAIEKMIAWLEEKGIGTKKVTYRLRDWLFSRQRYWGEPIPVIHWEDGTMTAVPEEQLPLVLPKTTEIKPSGTGESPLANIDDWVNVVDPETGKKGRRETNTMPQWAGSCWYYLRYIDPKNCEALADPEKLKEWLPVDIYIGGAEHAVLHLLYARFWHKVLYDVGVVHTKEPFQKLFNQGMILGENNEKMSKSKGNVVNPDEIVESHGADTLRLYEMFMGPLEASIAWSTNGLDGSRRFLDRIWRLFVEETGELSPRIQDIEEGSSLEKVYHQTVKKVTEDYEGLRFNTAISQMMVFINEAYKADVLPKTFAEGFVKMLSPIAPHISEELWSKFGHGESIAYEAWPAYDEAKMVDDEVEIVIQINGKVKAKLMVPADAKKDLLEQIAMGDEKVKEQIDGKTVRKVIAVPGKLVNIVAN from the coding sequence ATGAGTTTCAATCATAAGGAGATTGAAAAAAAGTGGCAAGGCCACTGGGAAGAAAATAAAACATTTAAAACAACTGAAGATAAAGGCAAGCGCAAGTTTTATGCGCTTGATATGTTTCCTTATCCTTCAGGTGCTGGTCTTCACGTTGGCCATCCGGAAGGATATACGGCAACAGATATCCTTTCCCGCATGAAGCGGATGCAGGGCTATAATGTCCTTCATCCGATGGGCTGGGATGCATTTGGTTTGCCTGCAGAGCAATATGCACTTGATACAGGGAATGACCCGGCAGAATTCACAGAACAGAATATCAACACCTTCCGCCGCCAGATTAAGGCGTTAGGCTTCTCCTATGACTGGGATCGTGAAGTAAACACAACAGACCCTGAATACTATAAATGGACTCAGTGGATCTTCTTAAAGCTTTATGAAAAAGGGCTTGCTTATATCGATGAAGTAGCTGTTAACTGGTGTCCCGCACTTGGAACAGTGCTTGCAAATGAAGAGGTTATTGACGGGAAAAGCGAGCGCGGAGGCCACCCGGTAGAGCGCCGCCCAATGAGACAGTGGATGCTGAAAATTACGGCGTATGCGGATCGCCTGCTTGAAGATCTTGATTTATTGGATTGGCCAGAGAGCCTTAAGGACATGCAGCGCAACTGGATCGGCCGCTCTGAAGGAGCCGAAGTGACATTCAATATTGAAGGACATGACGGCACATTCACCGTTTTCACAACACGTCCTGACACGTTATATGGTGCAACATATGCTGTACTTGCTCCAGAACACGCGCTTGTTGATAAAATCACAACAGATGGGCAGCAAGAAGCAGTTCAGGCTTACATTGACAAAGTAAAGAGCAAGAGTGATCTTGAGCGGACAGATCTTGCTAAAGAAAAAACGGGTGTCTTCACTGGTGCGTATGCGATTAACCCGGTCAACGGCGAAAAAATGCCAATCTGGATTGCAGATTATGTTTTAGTCAGTTATGGAACAGGAGCCATCATGGCGGTTCCGGCACATGACGAGCGCGACTATGAGTTCGCCAAGCAATTTGATCTGCCTATTAAAGAAGTCGTTGCCGGCGGAGATGTTGATAAAGAAGCTTACACTGGCGATGGCGAGCATGTGAACTCAGGTTTCCTTGATGGATTAAACAAAGAGGATGCTATTGAGAAAATGATTGCCTGGCTTGAAGAAAAAGGTATTGGCACTAAGAAGGTTACTTACCGTCTTCGTGACTGGTTATTCAGCCGCCAGCGCTATTGGGGCGAGCCGATTCCAGTCATCCACTGGGAAGATGGCACAATGACTGCCGTGCCGGAAGAGCAGCTTCCATTAGTGCTTCCAAAAACAACGGAGATCAAGCCATCCGGCACTGGTGAGTCACCATTAGCCAACATCGATGATTGGGTTAATGTTGTGGATCCGGAAACTGGCAAAAAAGGCCGCAGAGAAACGAACACAATGCCGCAATGGGCAGGCAGCTGCTGGTACTACCTTCGCTATATTGATCCAAAAAATTGTGAAGCTCTTGCAGATCCTGAGAAATTAAAAGAATGGCTTCCGGTTGATATATATATCGGAGGAGCTGAACATGCGGTACTTCATCTTCTATATGCCCGCTTCTGGCACAAGGTCCTTTACGATGTGGGAGTCGTCCATACGAAGGAACCGTTCCAAAAGCTATTTAACCAGGGTATGATTCTTGGGGAAAACAATGAGAAAATGAGTAAATCAAAAGGCAATGTCGTTAATCCGGATGAAATCGTAGAGAGCCATGGTGCAGATACTCTTCGTCTATACGAAATGTTCATGGGGCCGCTTGAAGCTTCCATCGCCTGGTCTACAAACGGATTGGATGGCTCAAGAAGATTCCTTGACCGCATCTGGCGCTTGTTTGTAGAAGAGACTGGTGAATTAAGCCCGAGAATTCAGGACATTGAAGAAGGCAGCAGCCTTGAAAAGGTTTACCACCAAACGGTGAAAAAAGTTACTGAGGACTACGAAGGACTTCGTTTTAACACAGCTATTTCTCAAATGATGGTATTCATCAACGAAGCTTATAAAGCAGATGTGCTGCCAAAAACTTTTGCAGAAGGCTTTGTTAAAATGCTTTCACCAATCGCTCCTCATATTTCAGAAGAGCTTTGGTCAAAATTTGGCCATGGTGAATCCATTGCTTATGAAGCCTGGCCGGCATATGATGAAGCCAAAATGGTGGATGACGAGGTTGAAATCGTTATCCAAATCAACGGCAAAGTAAAAGCGAAGCTTATGGTTCCGGCCGATGCCAAAAAAGACCTCTTGGAGCAAATCGCAATGGGTGATGAAAAAGTAAAAGAGCAAATTGACGGAAAAACTGTCCGTAAAGTTATCGCAGTACCGGGCAAGCTTGTAAATATCGTTGCAAATTAA
- a CDS encoding rhodanese-like domain-containing protein: MDHIEEITTDELQKKLEAGEKLELVDVREDEEVASGMIPGARHIRMGTIPENLDKFDKDTEYIIICRSGNRSGNVCHYMQDQGYKVRNMAGGMMNWQGKTE, encoded by the coding sequence TTGGACCATATTGAAGAGATTACCACAGATGAATTGCAAAAAAAGCTGGAGGCTGGAGAGAAGCTCGAGCTTGTAGATGTTAGAGAAGATGAAGAGGTGGCATCCGGAATGATTCCTGGAGCCAGACATATCCGCATGGGCACGATCCCTGAGAATCTTGATAAATTTGATAAAGACACTGAGTACATTATTATCTGCCGCTCTGGCAATCGCAGCGGAAATGTTTGTCATTACATGCAGGACCAGGGATATAAGGTGCGCAATATGGCTGGAGGCATGATGAACTGGCAGGGAAAAACGGAATAA
- a CDS encoding sporulation protein Cse60 codes for MIKVKLFDHEHEKDLEKDMNHFLEKIEEKKLLDIKYNVAAVQEDEDEQIYCFSAMVIYRA; via the coding sequence GTGATTAAGGTAAAATTATTCGATCACGAGCATGAAAAAGACCTGGAAAAGGATATGAATCATTTTCTGGAGAAGATTGAGGAGAAAAAACTGCTGGATATAAAATATAATGTGGCCGCAGTGCAGGAGGATGAAGACGAACAGATTTATTGTTTCTCTGCCATGGTTATATATAGAGCCTGA
- a CDS encoding BaiN/RdsA family NAD(P)/FAD-dependent oxidoreductase, with the protein MKYDVIVIGGGPSGLMAAIGAAEKKAKVLLIDKGNKLGRKLAISGGGRCNVTNRLPVDEIIKHIPGNGRFLYSAFSIFSNEDIIRFFENLGIELKEEDHGRMFPVTDKAQSVVDALISRLKELKVDIKTDSPIQDVHYENGRVKSVELKTGDVYEADSVVIAVGGKSVPHTGSTGDGYAWAEKAGHTITELFPTEVPLTSSESFIKEKALQGLSLRSVALSVLNPKGKALITHRMDMIFTHFGISGPAVLRCSQYAVKAMKKWNLKEVTMNLDALPDTKEEPLFQEVSKKIKEEPKKIIKNLLKGLLPERYLLFLLEQNGIDPSAQGAAISNEKIRSFVKGCKSFQFKVNGTLPLDKAFVTGGGVSVKEIEPQTMASRMMEGLFFCGEILDIHGYTGGYNITSALVTGRLAGLSAAAAAHTV; encoded by the coding sequence ATGAAATATGATGTAATAGTGATAGGCGGAGGTCCTTCGGGATTGATGGCAGCAATCGGTGCTGCGGAAAAGAAGGCAAAGGTTCTGCTGATTGACAAAGGAAACAAGCTTGGAAGGAAGCTTGCCATTTCCGGTGGTGGCCGGTGCAATGTCACAAACAGGCTTCCAGTAGATGAAATTATTAAGCATATTCCCGGCAATGGGAGATTTTTGTACAGTGCATTTTCCATCTTCAGCAATGAAGATATTATCCGCTTCTTTGAGAATTTGGGAATTGAGCTGAAAGAGGAAGATCACGGGCGAATGTTCCCCGTTACCGACAAAGCGCAATCGGTTGTTGATGCCTTAATTTCAAGGCTGAAGGAACTGAAAGTCGATATTAAAACAGACAGCCCGATCCAGGATGTTCACTATGAAAATGGCAGGGTGAAATCGGTGGAATTAAAAACAGGCGATGTTTATGAAGCAGACTCTGTTGTGATTGCCGTAGGAGGAAAATCAGTTCCTCACACCGGCTCAACCGGTGACGGCTATGCATGGGCGGAAAAAGCAGGCCATACGATTACAGAGCTTTTTCCAACTGAGGTTCCGCTGACATCTTCAGAGAGCTTTATTAAAGAAAAAGCGCTGCAGGGATTGTCGCTGCGGAGTGTGGCACTTAGTGTTTTAAATCCTAAAGGAAAAGCACTCATAACCCATCGGATGGATATGATTTTCACCCATTTCGGCATTAGCGGCCCGGCGGTTTTGCGCTGCAGCCAGTATGCTGTGAAAGCGATGAAGAAGTGGAACTTGAAAGAAGTAACCATGAACCTGGATGCACTCCCGGATACAAAGGAAGAACCTCTTTTTCAGGAAGTGTCCAAAAAGATTAAAGAAGAACCTAAAAAAATCATTAAAAACCTCTTAAAAGGACTGCTTCCAGAAAGATATCTTCTGTTTCTTCTTGAGCAGAACGGGATTGATCCATCTGCACAAGGGGCTGCTATTTCCAATGAAAAAATCAGAAGCTTTGTTAAAGGCTGCAAATCTTTTCAGTTTAAAGTAAATGGGACGCTTCCTCTGGATAAAGCCTTTGTTACAGGCGGAGGTGTTTCCGTCAAAGAAATCGAACCGCAGACAATGGCTTCAAGAATGATGGAAGGTCTTTTCTTCTGCGGAGAAATCCTGGACATCCATGGCTACACAGGCGGATACAATATCACTTCTGCACTTGTAACAGGCAGGCTTGCCGGATTAAGCGCAGCTGCAGCTGCACATACCGTGTAA
- a CDS encoding putative polysaccharide biosynthesis protein, with product MSSKLLKGTFILTLGTIISKVLGLFYVIPFYQIVGKEGTALYSFSYTPYTIFISIATAGVPLAVSKFISKYNAIEEYAVGRKLFKSGLVIMTASGVISFLILFFLAPAVAEMTLAGKDVEVSVEDVTTVIRAVSFALIIIPFMSLIRGFFQGHQSMGPTAVSQVVEQIVRILFVLAGAYVVLNVMEGSLTAAISVATFAAFIGGLGSLGVLFWYWYKRKPHLDKMLEEDKGTVDISLREIYKEIILYAAPFVFVGLANPLFQFIDQITFTRAMDAIGEAGNAVAAFSVLNFETHKLVIIPVSLATAFSLTLVPSVTKAFMEEDRADLNRQLNQTFQVLLFLTLPAVAGLSLLAEPIFTLFYEHKDLGTEVLRTYAPVAILFAYFSVTAAILQGINEQRFTILSLLTGLLVKLSLNIPLIKLFETQGAVFATALGYIAAILINLYVIKTYAKYPFKLVLRRGMLIVLFTACMYIAAGLVYQITTSFLSPASSVQAVIIVIICAAAGAAVYFYLSFRTKLIYLLFGSRVDRMLKKLRLKA from the coding sequence ATGTCATCTAAGCTTTTAAAGGGAACCTTCATCCTTACGCTTGGCACCATTATCTCGAAGGTTCTTGGTTTGTTTTATGTTATTCCTTTTTATCAAATAGTCGGGAAGGAAGGGACAGCCCTTTATTCCTTTTCGTATACACCTTATACAATCTTTATTAGTATCGCAACTGCAGGGGTTCCGCTGGCAGTTTCAAAGTTTATCTCTAAATATAATGCAATAGAGGAGTATGCTGTCGGCAGAAAGCTGTTCAAGTCAGGTTTGGTGATCATGACAGCAAGCGGAGTCATTTCATTCCTGATCCTGTTCTTCCTTGCTCCGGCTGTTGCCGAAATGACTCTGGCAGGGAAAGATGTGGAGGTAAGTGTTGAAGATGTAACAACCGTAATCAGAGCGGTATCCTTTGCCCTGATTATTATTCCCTTCATGAGTCTGATAAGAGGATTTTTCCAGGGGCATCAGTCCATGGGGCCTACTGCGGTTTCACAGGTGGTGGAGCAGATTGTCCGCATCCTGTTTGTGCTTGCAGGTGCATATGTTGTCTTAAATGTGATGGAAGGCTCGCTCACTGCAGCAATCAGTGTTGCGACCTTTGCAGCTTTTATTGGCGGACTCGGAAGCCTCGGGGTGTTATTCTGGTATTGGTATAAACGCAAACCGCATTTGGATAAAATGCTTGAAGAAGATAAAGGAACAGTGGATATTTCCCTCAGGGAAATTTATAAAGAAATCATTCTTTATGCTGCACCTTTTGTGTTTGTAGGTCTTGCTAATCCGCTCTTTCAGTTTATTGATCAGATTACATTTACAAGAGCGATGGACGCTATTGGCGAAGCAGGCAATGCTGTAGCAGCATTTTCTGTCCTGAACTTCGAGACCCATAAGCTGGTCATCATTCCTGTCTCACTTGCCACAGCCTTCTCGCTGACGCTTGTGCCGAGTGTGACGAAAGCATTTATGGAAGAAGATCGGGCAGACTTAAACCGCCAGCTGAACCAGACGTTCCAGGTGCTTCTATTCCTGACTCTTCCGGCCGTGGCAGGCTTGTCTCTGCTTGCGGAGCCAATCTTTACCCTATTTTATGAGCATAAAGATTTGGGTACTGAAGTGTTGAGGACTTATGCACCAGTGGCGATCCTCTTTGCTTATTTTTCGGTAACAGCAGCCATTCTGCAGGGTATCAATGAACAGCGTTTCACAATATTGAGTTTGCTGACAGGCCTGCTTGTAAAGCTGTCATTGAATATTCCGCTCATAAAACTGTTCGAAACACAGGGAGCCGTATTTGCAACTGCACTAGGCTATATTGCGGCGATCTTAATTAACCTTTATGTAATAAAAACATATGCAAAATATCCATTCAAGCTTGTCTTAAGACGCGGTATGCTGATTGTATTATTTACTGCATGCATGTACATTGCTGCAGGCCTGGTTTATCAGATTACCACCAGCTTCTTATCGCCTGCATCCAGTGTCCAGGCAGTAATTATTGTCATCATCTGCGCAGCAGCAGGTGCGGCTGTCTATTTCTACCTAAGCTTCAGAACAAAATTAATCTATCTCCTGTTCGGCTCAAGGGTTGATAGAATGCTGAAGAAATTAAGACTGAAAGCATAA
- a CDS encoding pseudouridine synthase, producing the protein MRIDKMLANLGYGSRKDVKKLLKDGAVTVNDEKVKDPKHHVDPEQDAVVINGEKVEYKEFIYLMMNKPPGVISATEDSQSETVVDLLEMEDLVFSPFPVGRLDKDTEGLLLLTNDGQLSHRLLSPRKHVPKTYFAVIDSVVTAEDIAAFQKGVILDDGYETKPGKLKILKSGITSDIELTITEGKFHQVKRMFEAVGKRVIYLKRLSMGPLELDETLELGEYRELTEEELDKLMNYEVE; encoded by the coding sequence ATGAGAATAGACAAAATGCTCGCCAATCTCGGCTACGGCAGCCGCAAGGACGTTAAAAAGCTATTAAAAGATGGAGCAGTAACCGTTAATGATGAGAAAGTAAAGGATCCAAAACACCATGTGGATCCTGAACAGGATGCCGTTGTCATCAACGGCGAAAAAGTTGAATACAAGGAATTCATTTATTTAATGATGAACAAACCGCCTGGCGTCATTTCGGCAACAGAGGACTCACAATCTGAGACCGTGGTGGACCTGCTAGAAATGGAAGACCTTGTGTTTTCTCCTTTTCCGGTAGGGCGCCTCGATAAGGATACAGAAGGGCTTTTGCTGCTGACAAATGATGGCCAGCTGTCCCATCGCCTGCTTTCTCCAAGAAAGCATGTCCCCAAAACCTATTTTGCAGTCATAGACAGTGTAGTTACAGCAGAGGATATAGCCGCATTTCAAAAAGGGGTTATATTGGATGATGGCTATGAAACTAAGCCAGGGAAATTAAAAATTCTTAAGTCCGGCATCACCTCTGATATAGAATTAACAATAACTGAAGGAAAGTTTCATCAAGTGAAAAGGATGTTCGAAGCTGTTGGAAAAAGAGTTATTTACTTAAAGAGACTTTCCATGGGCCCGCTCGAGCTGGATGAGACATTGGAATTGGGAGAATATCGGGAATTGACGGAAGAAGAGCTTGATAAGCTGATGAATTATGAAGTGGAATAA
- a CDS encoding DeoR family transcriptional regulator, with product MKPSTNRMLNRVKSVYMFISKRGTVTTQELVEEFGITPRTIQRDLNVLAYNDLVKSPSRGKWTLTQKKVKMSS from the coding sequence TTGAAACCTTCGACTAACCGGATGTTAAACCGTGTAAAATCCGTCTACATGTTTATAAGTAAGCGCGGAACTGTAACAACTCAGGAGCTTGTAGAGGAATTTGGCATCACTCCTCGCACCATTCAAAGAGATTTAAATGTCCTCGCCTACAATGACTTGGTTAAGAGTCCGAGCAGAGGCAAATGGACTCTTACTCAAAAGAAAGTAAAGATGTCATCTTAA